Within Syntrophorhabdaceae bacterium, the genomic segment AGCGCGCACAGTGCGCTACGGCATAACTGCAATTGAGCACCTCAAGCCTTCTCGTCTTGATACTACCTTTCACATGGCGACGGTGCATGAGAGCCTGTTTTGTTTATAGAGTGATGAATCTACTGACCAAAAGAATCACAGAGTATACTCTTTTCACGGACCGTTCTTCGGTTCCGGAGAAATGCCTGGAACTCAGGAGGAGTCTTGGGCTCTTGATTCTACTATTGAAAACGTGAGACATGGCCAAGAAAAAGCCCAGGCAGAATAAGGGCCGAGAGCAACGTATAGAGATGGAGATCATCGTCGATGCTTACGGCCCTGAAGAACAATCGATGGGATGGTACTATTACCTCGAAGAGAAGCTTCAGTTTCCATTTACTGCAGTTTGCAGCGCAAGGCGTGCCATCTCGCCATTGCAGATTAAAGACGAGGTTGACATCCTTAGGATGGCTCCTGAAGAGGAGTGCGAGAAAGAAATGTTCGTTATGATGCGATGGAAGAAGGATGGCTTGGCGGTTCCACTGTCCCAACTCACCCCCATCAATTGCACGGATGAACAAACCAGGCAAGCCGTCGAGGATTGGCAATATTGGGTGCAGATGGGGTAAGAATTCGGGT encodes:
- a CDS encoding calcium-binding protein, translated to MAKKKPRQNKGREQRIEMEIIVDAYGPEEQSMGWYYYLEEKLQFPFTAVCSARRAISPLQIKDEVDILRMAPEEECEKEMFVMMRWKKDGLAVPLSQLTPINCTDEQTRQAVEDWQYWVQMG